A portion of the Meriones unguiculatus strain TT.TT164.6M chromosome 11, Bangor_MerUng_6.1, whole genome shotgun sequence genome contains these proteins:
- the Inca1 gene encoding protein INCA1 isoform X2, whose protein sequence is MQGEEDGDSILPFANSSWLLEQSVPPALATGRSQPGLHSLEGLPPPERLWRRKKKKLHSERMRRGPGNIPARVRAVAYHLEDLRRRQGIINELKKAQWGSCGAPPQLLMLEEGCGLFSTAGCLDVEDRAACPQEEGHFVTPRDQLLWSPWTPLGQGWTYASGRPSSLAYSTVTARRNPICDVQRMEELESEE, encoded by the exons CTCCAGCTGGTTGCTAGAACAGTCCGTTCCGCCAGCACTG GCCACTGGTCGCTCCCAGCCTGGCCTGCACTCTCTTGAGGGACTCCCTCCTCCAGAGAGGctttggagaagaaagaaaaagaagctgcaTTCAGAGAGGATGCGAAGGGGACCCGGAAACATTCCAGCCCGTGTTAGAGCTGTTGCCTATCATCTGGAGGACCTGAGGAGGCGCCAGGGAATCATCAATGA ACTGAAGAAGGCTCAGTGGGGCAGCTGTGGGGCTCCACCCCAGCTCCTGATGCTCGAGGAGGGCTGTGGACTCTTCAGCACTGCTGGCTGCCTTGACGTGGAAGACAGGGCAGCCTGCCCACAGGAAGAGGGTCATTTTGTCACTCCCAGGGATCAG CTGCTTTGGTCTCCCTGGACTCCCTTAGGCCAGGGGTGGACTTATGCCTCTGGGCGCCCAAGCTCTCTGGCCTACAGCACTGTGACAGCCAGGAGGAACCCCATTTGCGATGTCCAGAGGATGGAGGAGTTGGAGTCTGAGGAGTAG
- the Inca1 gene encoding protein INCA1 isoform X1, giving the protein MQGEEDGDSILPFAKCSRVVSRASARSLPSQSSGAMLRPYGDSFWENLSRRSSSSWLLEQSVPPALATGRSQPGLHSLEGLPPPERLWRRKKKKLHSERMRRGPGNIPARVRAVAYHLEDLRRRQGIINELKKAQWGSCGAPPQLLMLEEGCGLFSTAGCLDVEDRAACPQEEGHFVTPRDQLLWSPWTPLGQGWTYASGRPSSLAYSTVTARRNPICDVQRMEELESEE; this is encoded by the exons GTGCTCCAGGGTAGTCAGCCGGGCTTCAGCCCGCAGCCTGCCTTCCCAGAGTAGCGGAGCCATGCTGCGGCCTTATGGAGACAGCTTCTGGGAGAATCTTAGCCGAAGGTCCAG CTCCAGCTGGTTGCTAGAACAGTCCGTTCCGCCAGCACTG GCCACTGGTCGCTCCCAGCCTGGCCTGCACTCTCTTGAGGGACTCCCTCCTCCAGAGAGGctttggagaagaaagaaaaagaagctgcaTTCAGAGAGGATGCGAAGGGGACCCGGAAACATTCCAGCCCGTGTTAGAGCTGTTGCCTATCATCTGGAGGACCTGAGGAGGCGCCAGGGAATCATCAATGA ACTGAAGAAGGCTCAGTGGGGCAGCTGTGGGGCTCCACCCCAGCTCCTGATGCTCGAGGAGGGCTGTGGACTCTTCAGCACTGCTGGCTGCCTTGACGTGGAAGACAGGGCAGCCTGCCCACAGGAAGAGGGTCATTTTGTCACTCCCAGGGATCAG CTGCTTTGGTCTCCCTGGACTCCCTTAGGCCAGGGGTGGACTTATGCCTCTGGGCGCCCAAGCTCTCTGGCCTACAGCACTGTGACAGCCAGGAGGAACCCCATTTGCGATGTCCAGAGGATGGAGGAGTTGGAGTCTGAGGAGTAG